Part of the Xenopus tropicalis strain Nigerian chromosome 3, UCB_Xtro_10.0, whole genome shotgun sequence genome, ccaaactggaaagctgctgaacaaaaactgaaataatgaaaaaaatgagacataataaaaaaagaagaccaattgcaaactggctcagactattactctctacatcatcactaaaagttaactcaaaggtggacaagcCCTTCAAGTCACCTCAGGCCAAAGGGTGAGAGctcttattagtgatgagcgaatctgtcccatttcgcttcgccgaaaaattcgcgaacctttcaaaagattcgcgaaacggcgaaaaattcgcgaaatggtgaaaatgacgcacgtcaaaaaaattgtcgcccatgactatttgttttgtcgccgcagctattgttttgtcgcccgtggctattgttttgtcgccgcagctattgttttgtcgcccgtggctattgttttgtcgccgcagctattgttttgtcgcccgtggctattgttttgtcgccgcagctattgttttgtcgcccgtggctattgttttgtcgcccgcagctattgttttgtcgcccgtggtattgttttgtcgcgcgcggctattgttttggacacgtggcaaatttttccgtggcaatttttttcatccgttttgcgaaacaatcagccaatggcgaaacgcagaaattcgccgtgaatccatgcctggcgaattatttcgcccattactagcTCTTATATCTCCCATGCTTCAGTGACTGTGGGGCGTTGGCAGTAGCAGGCCTAGGCACAGATAATACAGGGAATAGTTCCAGGACACAAGGGATAGGTGGGGGGTATAAAGTGGTGGCATTTTACACAGAAAGGCCAAGGCCCGTTTGTCCTGCCCCTTCTCACACCACAGTTCCTGTGTTTATGTTTCTCAGCTTCCTGGTTGTTAGGGAACACAGAGAGAGTGAGATTAGTGAGGTACATAATGAATGATCCCCCAAAAATGAAATGAAGGCCGATTGCAGTTTCTCCCTAATGTGCCTGAGGGTCTATAAACTAATGTGGAActgaccccccctcccccgtgCCCATTGTATTAGTATTTTGTGCACAATCATAGCTTGTTTGGGTCGGCATTGTGAAACCGTATTATGTTGGTGCGTTCCCACTGCTCGTACTCACAACTTCCTGCCCAGTCAGCCACTTCCTCATTCTCTGGATGTTGTTCCTTTGGTGCCGCGTTCTGAGCACAAACAGTGCCGCACACTCCGGCCGCAGTCGCACACAGCGCAGCCATACTAGCTTCAGCATGTCTCCCACTGGGGCACACAGCGCAGCCATACTAGCTTCAGCATGTCTCCCACTGGGGCACACAGCGCAGCCATACTAGCTTCAGCATGTCTCCCACTGgggcacacggagctactagttgcagctacttgtcacggctactaaacgccaaaaaatcccctgccatagacaatactgagaattgcctttgcgtaaacacatgttgagacggttatcagtaaatgatcagcactgtctattttagtagccatgacaagtagctgctccgtgtgtcttcaccctttaggtggccatacacgggctgattgtagctgccgatattggtcccttaagctggccatacacgcaccaataatatcgtacaaaaccctgtatggcaagtcggcgagtcgaccgatatcgcaggaacctgctgacatcggttgactcgccgatcggccaggttaaaagattttgatcgggcgccatagaaggcgcctgaccaaaatctgccttcagggctgaatcggcagagggaggtagaaatcctattgtttcttcctccttatctacctgtttcagccctgaatggttagtggGCGAtttacgatcttttgtgcgaccatcggaaATCACCAcgcgtgtggccacctttagaccgatTGGACAGGCCTGCCCATCCGACatgtggcctgaaatcagccagatatcaattgggcaggttaaaaaaatttagtcggatcggggactgcatcggctcattgatgcggtccccgaatcgaTTGCGCCTATTACTGGCATTCTAAttggaggggctgtttgggcctctgtgtactgaaaatcaggcccggactggcaatatgtgggttcaggcaaatgccagaggctgctgtaaggtgccatagacactcactatttattgggcctatggggggctgtttgggcctctgtgtactgaaaatcaggcccggactggcaatctgtgggttcaggcaaatgccagaggggctgctgtaaggtgccatagtcactcactgtttattgggctgctgggggggctgtatgggcctctgtttactcaaaatcaggcccagactggcaatctgtgggttcaggcaaatgccagaggggctgctgtaaggtgccatagtcactcactgtttattgggctgctgggggggctgtatgggcctctgtttactcaaaatcaggcccggactggcaatctgtgggttcaggcaaatgccagaggggctgctgtaaggtgccatagacactcactatttattgggcctatggggggggggctgtttgggcccctgtgtacttgatttcccagggcttattttgaatttcagtacgttaatgaatggcatcaatacaatgcctatgtgtgccatcggatcagggaccgcatcagcaaggaaaaataaaacctacccaattgagatctggccaatttcaggtgtTGGCCAGGGGGTGCCCAtaaataggcagataagctgctggtctaaaggaccgatatcggcagcagAAATCAGCCCATGTAACACCACCGGTCATGTTGGCTTactcattataataaatatgcccctaagactgCACTATCAGCAAAGGAAGGGTTTGTGTACTATAAGGACAGGCAGATCATGGTCCTACAATGCCCTCCTGGCAGAGGTGGCAGAGAAGTAGGGCAAGAGAACTGTAGGGTGTGACGTAAGTAAGTGCCACATCGCAATAGACAGATAACGATTGGGCAATAGATAGTGAATGTGAGATTACAATGAAGTTCCTATACAGAATGAGCATTCTGAGTGAGTGCTGAAACTGGGAACCATGTCTGCTTTCTCTGCAGATCTTTGCTGCACCCATGTGTCCCTCCGATGACAAAGCTGCCCCCGCTGACCGCACTCATGCCAGGATGGAAGGAGAGGGAAGCCCTGTGGAAATCCAAGCAGCACCTATTGGTACCACAGCTGTGCCTGTGTCGCCCAGTTCCCCAGTCTCGCCCACTGACTCCCTCAATGAAGAGAAGCGGGCACCCGCGGATACAGAGGGGCTTCCTGCCAATGTGCCCGTCATAAGCCTTGGCCACAGCAAGATGGCTTTGCATCCAGAGCTCACTACCCTGCGCCCTGTACCCTCTCTGATGCTGGCTTTGCCTGGCATACGAACTCCATTGTTCCCTCCGCAGTTCCACCCTCATCCCTATCTGCCCAGGTAAGATGAGAGTATCTGGGCCCTGGCACCTACTGCTCTACAGATCATattgtggggctgctgtaagtcaTTCTCTCTGCTTTGCTTCCCAGCCCATACCTACGTGCCTCTAGCCTCTTCCCCATCTTCTCCGGACGCTTCAAGAGAAGGAGTCATCCTGATATTCCAGAGGTGCCATTCATAGGTAAGGTAATTGTGCCCATGTCTGGGCATCTTTCTCAATTTGCCTCCATTAGTATCGTTAATATTCTTCAGCTGCAGCAAAGCCATCCCTTTATGGTATCAGTCTGATGTCTGAATTCtgaatactttaaaggagaagtaaagtctgTTATAAAGAAGAGGGCCCCTGCACAAGCCTGCCTCAGAGTCGGACTGGCTGGGGGCCACCTGCCCACAAGGCAAAGTAAGTAGTGGGGCGGGATTGGTGGGCCCTACGGTGGGTGGGTGGTGGCCTCTTTAATTAGGTACCCAGTGGGCACCAGGTACCCCAGCCTGACTCTGcacacccatacacacccatactaaCTGCCCATCTTTGCATCAATGTCTATTCATGCACATGTCTATTTCAGCACTGGTGGAGGGGGAGGGTTGCCTATGCAGAGCCCACCTACTTTATAACaggttttacttctcctttaattcctgACACTATCGGACACAAATGTTGCACTTTCACATAGTTGCACAAAGCGCCATTGCATCTATCCTGGCTGTTCTGCTGAACTAGAGCAAGTGCCTCTGTTGATAGACTCATGGAGGGAATTCCGGGGTTCCCACGGCAGGTTGTGCCAATTGGCACCGCAGTGTTGCGCCTAAAGAATCACAAGTTAATGTCattttaacactaaggggcacatttactaatccacgaacgtccgaatgcgtttttttcgtaatgatcggtattgttgcgactttttcgtcgccggcatgattttttcgtatttttctgcgactttttcattgccgttacgactttattgtatatcttccgcaactttttcggcgccgttgcgaaaaaattggattggtttttccgccgtttacaattgctcaatacggaaaaatcgcaacggcgacaaaaaagttgtgcaaaatacgataaagttgtgacagcGATGGAAAAATCACACAAAATCCGAAAAAAGTTgttaaattttcgtttccaatccgattttttcccattcgggattcggattcgtggattagtaaatgtgcccctaagtgctgGGAGTAACAACCCCCactccagggggggggggcatttacaaatGGCTTTTTGTCGGCAAAACCCAATTTCGTCATGGGAAAAAATGAAGCGATTTTGGCGCGATTTATTATTTGACAAAGCCCAATGGAAAAATACGCCAAACCTGGCAGGATCGCGTAGAaggcaatggcagatgtcccttttacatttttcagtttggatcttttgataaatgactagacatttgtggttctgtggaaatgagtttagtcgtgggtTCAGAACACGAAAGTCCAAATGTTGGTGAATAAGCTTTTCAATGTTAGCCACAACTTTCATCTGATTTGGTACCACCTTTGCTCATTTGAAATCATTGGGTGTAATTAGGATGGGCACCTACGCTGGAATTATAGGTTTATGACCCTTTATAAGTACATTGTATTTCAGACCCACAAGTACTGTATAATTAGTGACCTATCAAAGATTCATATTAATTtggcatatacatatcagtaacaCCTGCGCTTTGACACTGTTTGCCTTGAGCAGCCATTTTGTgttgctctgtgtgtcactcactgatcacatgacaggaaataacgcCAGTTCTGAATGTCTGAGGAAAAGACAAAgccctgtccattcattggctgatgtaacctagcatcagggttgccatttttttccgccaaattgggctactaatttaaagcccaggcagGTTTCCAATGTACAAACCCGCCAAGCTACAgatttgggctagtttttggagccttgtttgtagtttggaaactagccaaagttcaTTTTCCCCTAGGGTGCCTGACATGTCTGTCCCAGTGCatgttgggtaatgtagtttgtatctaacaattagcctgcAGCTAAGattaacaaaaaaaactacaatacccagcatgcagtgggacagtaTGGAAAGAAGCTCTTTTTCTATTCCTTTTTGCTATTTCAGGCTCAACTGTCTGCACTACAACCTGTCCCCTGCTCTATattgtatgtgattgtactaaTACTTTCTGCAGTTggtccttaagctataactctcaggatctcttggggctgctgagagttgcagttcaacgcacccatatgtatatcatgtctggggttaatgcaacattctgaatccatttctgtagtgttTTCCCAACTGTCCCCCGTTACATGACATCCCTGATTTTTGTCACCTAGGCCGTCGTTTGTCATGGTTAACCCTTTGATGTGAAATGATTGGGGGCCATGGTGTGTCATGtggtattttgggggtgtggccacaGAGTGGCATGTCCAGAATTTGTGTCACTGCAATATGCGAGGCAATTACTAATACTCCCTTTTatcatttattgttttactgtaagCTGAAACTGGCAGCAAAACTACAACAACCTGCATGggctgggcacagagggcagggaaacctcatcccagtaactggagagggggcactgGGCATGGCTAGTCATTCTatgctttaaaaaggcatattttccTATATATTCATTGCGCACATTGGGCTATTTTGGGGCTACGTTTAAAGTGGCTCTTGGCTAGATTTGGGCTGGTTTTGGAACTGTTTGGCTTGTTTGGAAAATGAGACCTGAAATGGTAAGACTCagggaaaaggtggcaaccctacatgaaATAGATAATCAGTCAGTGCTCCACTGGGGCCCCCCCATGCTTCCTGGGCCCCCCATTAGTTACAGGGTCCCTTTCCTTTATATCTACACCCCTGTGGAAAAGTCTTCCCAGTGCCTTAGGGAACAGCTGAACTGACAGGAGTGGAACAGTAAGAATGGACCCAACGGTTATTGGGTGGGcataggagtaaaaaaaaaatccgttgGGTGGGGGGCCAGGCCTGGGTTAGGGTGGGGCAGAAAAGTTATGCGCCCCAATCCCCTAATGTGAGAGGAGCCAAAAACTGCAATCGCTGAGCATACAAGTTCTTTCTATAATGTAACAACCAATATCCTTAGTATTTATGGTGGGGGTGCCCAATGTTtgaccctccagctgttgttgaaccacTAGGTCCAGACTAGCAATCTGGATATTCTAAACAATGCAAGAATTTTGGGGCCCATACTTGATCTACAGGTCTCAGCTAATGGCTgttgggggctgctgggagttgttttGGAGGCTTAATGGTTGGACATCAcagatttaaatatttttttcaggtgGGGGTCCAAACTTTCTTTAACCGACCTGATGCCCCCCCTCCATTTTTTAAACTTTGGCCCGCTGTTTCATTGTTCTTGGCCCCTTTATTCTTAACACAGGATAAAGGCTAGGGGATTATGGGTAACAAACTATGCATTAAAGGTGTGAGATTGTGGGTTTATGAGTATTCATTTGGATTTCAGAGGTTCTAGGCTAGGGGTTTATAGGTATTAAGCATTAAGCATGATCTTTTGGGCGCAAATATGGTAAATGTCTAattcagtgatccctaaccagtggtgtggggggtaacatgttgctctccaaccccttgggtgttgctcccagtgacctcaaagtaggtgccattttttaatttctggcttggaggcaagagttggttgcataaaacccagtgtaaagccaaacagagccttctataggctgccagtccccataggagccaattatagctcttatttgcacccccaggaaccttttctatgcttgtgttgctccccaacactttttccatttgaatgtggctcatgggtataaaaggttggggatccctggtctaattGCTTCATTAGCCCAGAGGTGCTGCCCCCCAGTGGTTGGTCTGTGTGTTACATATATGGGTCTGTATCCTCTTTAAAGTTGTATAGTATGCGGCACGTGTATCAATCAGGGTGtaacatatgtgtatatatatatattagtgcagGCCTGAGATACGATATAGGGAAGGGAGTAATAAGTAAATGTGCAATAGGGCAGGAGCGGCTGTGGCTTGTGGCAGTTGGAATCCCTAGGATGTGGTCTGGTCGGTTTGCAGATTCTGTTATCTATCAATCTTGTCTTCCGCAGAAGAACTTGTGAAGTGGAACACATGAAAGCTGGAGGAAGGAGAGGCCGAGGGAGAGGCAGTGGGGCAACAAAGCAGGGATAGAtgtgactttaaaggggaagtacatcTTTACATTAACTTCACTACATTACAGATCAACCTCAACTTGAGGGTTCAGTGATATTGTTCTCTTCCTTTTAGGcccttttcttatttatttttaattctaacTTTccaaccgctgcctggttgctagggtctagaaGGCCTAGGAGCCATATAGAGGAGAACGTATGCTGCCTAAATCATACTAGAAgtccattttaaaataaacaggAAAGAAAGGGCAAGAAGAAACTGGAAAATGGCACAGTCTAACCGATGCACCGTGGGGCCACTGTGGgctatggggttacactgttggGGCAAATAAAGGCAGAGAATACccaatattatgttctaggtggTGTACAAACATAGAGAGTGCTGCAGTGTCAGCAGCCTGGGCGGTGGCGTCAGTCGCCTGTACCACGCGGTGCGGGGGTGGTAGTTGCATGGGTGGCACACAGAGGATAGTTCATGAGTAGGGACTGCCCAGGAAACTGTACTGGAGAGCGTTACAGTAAGTGGAGAGGAAGTCGGGGCCCCCAGAGAGCTGTAGTGCGAAGGCGGCAATGACAGACTGTAACGAGAGCAGACGGAGGCTTTGCCTCTGAGATATTACAGTATAAAGCAACtggaaaacaggaaaaaaaactaaaagtggggagccccccccccccaagtttgccCACTGCAGCCATAGCTTCCCCAGACAGTGTCCTGCAGTTCAGCTGTTAAATCAAATGGCAGCCGAGCCTGATGGATATCCTCCGAGCCTATTCATTCAGCTTAGACTGGGGGTCTCTGGGCTCACTCCCCATGCATTGGTGGGCAACACCTGCCTGTCAGTCATTAGCTTGTGTGATTGCCAGTGAGCTGGTTGCTGGGGGGTGTATTCACTAAGCTACCCCAGGTCCTGGCTGCTTATTAATTAActataatatccctttaaaatCTAGGGAGGCCCAGTTTGGCCTCCAGGCTCCCGTACTTTCCCAGCAGATGCACTTTCTGCCCATCCCTGTAATGGTGGCTGATGATGGGTCTCATTTACCAAAGCAACAGGGTCAGATGGGCACAAATCTGGGGGCGCAGCGAAGCATTTACATGAATTCATTCTCCTTTGCAACCTGGGGAATGGAATTACCCTGACATGGGTCAGACAGAGATACTGCCCTTCCCTCATCGGGGGAGAGCCCCAAAGGGGTTTGGGGGCCCCTGGAGTAGCACACCCCAATCCTGACCTTGACCAGGGTTTCCTTAGGGGTTGTTTCCTTAACTGCGAATTATATAGACCAAGTAAAATCGGGTGGTAGGGTCTCATTGCTGCTCTAGAGGTGAACGCCATCCCCGCTACAAACCTGCGCCAAAGTTGCCATTTACCAAAATGGACACTGTTCTGCGTCTCTGCACTGGGGCATTATGGGGGGCACTACTGAGGGCAGTAGCTGCCATAGCAGGTAGGGTGGGGTGCCCATACAACAGCATTTTACTGATCAAATTAACCCTTTCCTCTTTCTCTTGTAGGTCGACAGCCGCAGAAAGTCGCTCGCCGGGTATTTACCAACAGCAGGGAGCGCTGGAGGCAGCAGAATGTGAATGGGGCCTTTGCCGAGCTGCGCAAACTGATCCCTACGCACCCCCCAGACAAGAAACTGAGCAAGAATGAAATCCTGCGCCTGGCAATGAGATACATTACCTTCCTGGTTACGTTACTGGGGGATCAGCACGGCTCCCCCCCAAAACACTCCCCCGCTAAGAGAAGGCTCCCTGTCCTGGACTTACCCCCCAAGGGCAAGGAAAGCAACAGACCCGCTGGGCCGGTGCAGAGAGTGGAAGACAGACAGGAGGGGGGTGGATTTGGGACAGTGTCCCCCGTCTCTGGAAGCTGCGGGGAGAGTCCGGAGAGCGAGGAagagggggatagggggcgcTTAGCTATAAGCAGgcagagagttatagttcaggcAGAGGTGGGGGGGAGCTGATGAGGGCTGTGGCATGGGCCATGTGAGGGACCAACACGAACTGATAAACTTTATTGTGGATCTCAGAAGGCCCAGAATGCACTGCTGTTCTCCATATCACATGACCAATTGACCAATTGCAATTCTGCCGGTACTGTGGGTCACCATTCCCAGAATTCCCCCTCATCTGCAACTTTTCCCAAACAAGTCACAACTGCACTGGATTTGTATTCATAAACACCTCCCATGATGCATCAGTGTTCATAAACACCTCCCATGATGCATCTGTGTTCCTGCAGGATGATTTGTTGCACTGAATTTCACTGGACGCTGCTGCCTGTATGTTGATTGGCTGTTAGGCCGCACCATCTCCAAGGCACAGTAGCACTGGATTCAAGGAGACTGCTCTCCCCGCAATGGATTACGCCATGGATTCTGGGATATCTCTCATGGTGTTGCATTCATACGCCGATTTATTGATGGAAAGGCTCGGCCATTAGAAtgtatttcccacaatgcaacattacACTAGGGCCGGATGAGCGGACATTGTGGCCACCAGCATCCAATTATGGATAAATTTACTGGACTCCAATACCCAGAATGCACTGCCAAAGTTTGGCCAATTCAGACTCTTGATGCATTGATAATCTATGGGTGATGGGACTCAAATGCACTATTTGTAATACATTGTTATGAAATGAGAGTCTTGTGTCCCTTGTCTGTATTAATCAGTGTATGAGAGtgcagagagagagtgtgagacaGCTGGCTATGTCCGGCTATGAGAGAGCGCACAGGGACAGTGTGAGAGTGCTAGGGATTACTGGCAGGCTGGGGGGCGGATTGTGACAGAAAGGGCGTAGGGTTattattagggttgccatctctccTGCATGGAAACTCCAGGCAGGGAGGCGGGGCATGATGTCACTGGattgggcagtgatgtcacagggatgGGGCTATGATGCGGCGATCAGTGATTGGCCATCAACACCAGGCAGGCAGTTCTGACCCGGACAGCCTTActgaaaaccagacaggtggcaaccctagttatgaTGCAATTAAATGGAGCGATGACACAACTGAGGACTAAGGAAATGATTGGGGCAGATGGGGGGCGGGGCCAGGAGCTCAGTTTAAGGGTTTTATAAGTTTACTGACAACTACATTGCTGGTGAGTTAGTGATAGCAATCCCAGGACTGGCAGCTGTTTTTACCATAGAGCCATAGAGTACAGGCATTCATCATGCTGCCCCATTATACCCCTGCTTGCCTTTCCAGCACTGGgggtctgtgggggggggggcatattacCCTGATTTTAAGGGCCACACCAAAAGCTAAagcaatactgccatgggaaaacatgtttttttcaaaacccatcagttaatagagcttctccagcagaatcctgcattgtaatctgtttttcccatggggctagccatattcttcatttcccatggtgccacagccatgtgacctgtgctctgataaacttcagccacactttactgctgcgctgcaagttggagtgatatctcccccctcacccccagcagccgatcagcagaacaatgggaagggagcaagatatcagctcccagtaggtatcagaatagcactcaatagtaagaaatccaagtccggcttgggactcctccagttacatgggagtaggagaaacaataggttagctgaaagcagttctaatgtgtagcgctggctgaaagctcagactcaggcacaatgcactgagatggcgcctacacaccaatattacagctacaaatacatttgttggttgaagaataaaagtttaattggcagagggaattatttgctatgtaacagtgtcatttagaaataacaaGTATTCCATAAAAATGATGTCAGTATCCATAGGGTTGTGTTGGTTTTAATACCTGTGCCAGGGTGCCCTTTCCATGATGATGTCCATGCTGGGGCCGGGGGGCCACAATATGCTGCCCCCATGCTGTTGAATGGAGCCAGTAACACAGACAAGGAGAGGCGGAACATTTGGGCTGAATACAAAGTTTCGGTTAGAAACACTGCGCTGCTGTACAGACCTTTAGGGGGCAGAAACGTCTGAATTAAAAACAGTGGTGTGGGGGAAACTGgatcggactggcccatcagtaTACTGGGAGAAGGGGCCCCAGCACAAGGGAATGGCACACCGGGGGCAACACATACAGTGAGACACAGAGAGGGATAATGTTGAGGGGAAAAACATTTGGGAATCCAGGCTCTGGGAGGCACCAGATGCAGCTTTGCCTGGGGTGGTGGCAGTGTTGAGCTGGGGGAGGaggggtccaccagaaaaccCAATCAAAGGGCCCATCAATCTGGCCTCACCCGCCCCCAGCTAAGGTCCCACTGCTCCCCATAACCCCCAGCGCCAGTGCAGTTAAGTGTGGCCCCTAGTGCGCAACCATACAGCCTGCTGTTGTGCTTGGCCCGGAGAGGCCCAACAGGGTCGGGACCCACAAAGTTTTCTCCTGGTACACGGGTGGGCCAGACTGACCCTGGGTGGAAGAACACCTGCCTCCATCACTGGTTGGTAGCGGCCGGGATTTCTGAATAGGCTGTGGGCTTCCGATGCTGAAAACACTGGGAAATCCCTCTGCTTGGCAACCTGTTGCACTGCATGGCTGGGCGTCTCTGAGGCGCCATTGTGTTaaataaatggttaaataaaTATTGGCACATACGACAGCTACCAATCACCACAATGCAAACTTAAGTTGTCACAGTAGCCTAGGTAGGTGCCTAGCAAAGCCTTGCCTGCTTGGCCACTAGAATGGCTGGGATCTTGTCATTCTGTTGGCCAGTAGAACCATTTCCCGAATGTACCCATGTGGCTCTATGCATGGCTACACATTAACCTCATCCATTCTTGTGTGTAACTGGCACAAACCATTGGTCCAGCCTACAGGATGGCCTGACCCTCCCTCAGCACCATGTGGCTAATAAGTCTGACACCATGGCCTCCACAGTTAAGGTGGAGTGAGAAAACCCTAGGGTAAAGCATGGCTGGGTATAAGGGGTACTGGGAAGTTGACTCTAATTGGACAGTAAGGAGGAGGGCTTTTCTGACCTGTCATGCTCTCCTCCAATGTCCTTCGGCCAAGATAGTCATCTGTTTGATCCCAGATAGATCCCAGCAAACACAGACTATTCGCCGTGCCATCACATGGGCCTGCCATGCTTTCAGCATATTCCTCTACTTTTGCAGCTGAAGAAAGTACCAGTACACTAATAGGCACCGATACCACAACTTCCATCTTGTATGAGTTACTGAGGTCTCCTTGCTGGGCCCACGACTTCCATCGGTTCTGCACGTTGTTAGAGTTGGTCCTGTATGTCAGGCTTTCAGCTGGGCTCCTGGGAACAATACAAACACTAGCAAAGCCCTATATGTTACTGCCTACTGACAATCATTCCCAATGTTGCTGCTTCTTACCCAACCGATGTGCAACTTGCtcccttacatagtaacatagtcaagttggattaaaaaaag contains:
- the lyl1 gene encoding protein lyl-1 isoform X1; translation: MCESLRSPPKPGIKGKAAATHSLPYPPTAAPVCRCPTGRQHVSPARLVWRLALIFAAPMCPSDDKAAPADRTHARMEGEGSPVEIQAAPIGTTAVPVSPSSPVSPTDSLNEEKRAPADTEGLPANVPVISLGHSKMALHPELTTLRPVPSLMLALPGIRTPLFPPQFHPHPYLPSPYLRASSLFPIFSGRFKRRSHPDIPEVPFIGEVKSVIKKRAPAQACLRVGLAGGHLPTRQSRQPQKVARRVFTNSRERWRQQNVNGAFAELRKLIPTHPPDKKLSKNEILRLAMRYITFLVTLLGDQHGSPPKHSPAKRRLPVLDLPPKGKESNRPAGPVQRVEDRQEGGGFGTVSPVSGSCGESPESEEEGDRGRLAISRQRVIVQAEVGGS
- the lyl1 gene encoding protein lyl-1 isoform X2, producing the protein MCESLRSPPKPGIKGKAAATHSLPYPPTAAPVCRCPTGRQHVSPARLVWRLALIFAAPMCPSDDKAAPADRTHARMEGEGSPVEIQAAPIGTTAVPVSPSSPVSPTDSLNEEKRAPADTEGLPANVPVISLGHSKMALHPELTTLRPVPSLMLALPGIRTPLFPPQFHPHPYLPSPYLRASSLFPIFSGRFKRRSHPDIPEVPFIGRQPQKVARRVFTNSRERWRQQNVNGAFAELRKLIPTHPPDKKLSKNEILRLAMRYITFLVTLLGDQHGSPPKHSPAKRRLPVLDLPPKGKESNRPAGPVQRVEDRQEGGGFGTVSPVSGSCGESPESEEEGDRGRLAISRQRVIVQAEVGGS